The Bdellovibrio sp. NC01 genome includes the window ACTGTTTTATTGGGTGTTTTCGGTTACGCCTTCTTTTCGACTCTGTATTTTAAAGCGATTGAAGGAGTCAGCGTCACGCTGGCTGCTTTGTTGCTTTATACGTATCCGTTCTGGGTGAATATCTTTTCGCACTTCTTTACTCACGATAAGATTTCGAAAAATGAAGTCGCATGTTTGTTCGGCGCTTCAGCGGGTTTGCTGTTGTTATTGTGGGGCCACTTGGAAGTTCGTAACTTCTGGGCTGTGCTTGCAGGACTTGGCGCGGGCATTAGCTATGCCGCTTACGTGATGTTGTCGGGTCGTTTTCAAAAAGATGTGCGCCCGATTTCTTCAAGCCTTTACGTGATCACTTTCGGCGCCATTGCTCTTTCCATTTTCCATCACCCGAATTTTTCTGATTTAAAAAGTCTGACACCCGTTCAAGCTTCCAGCATTTTAGGAATCGCTATTATCAGTACGATCATTCCTTTGACGATGGAACTTGCGGCGTTACAAAAACTGAAAAGCTCTGAGGTTGCGTTGTTAATGATGATCGAACCAATCACGGCTGCGATCTTAGGCGCGTGGATTTTTTCAGAGACATTAAGCCTGCGCCAACTGTGCGGAGCTTTGATTATTGCTATCTGCTTAGTGATAAATACTCTCAGTCGCAGCAAGGCTCTTGAGCGCGCCTCTTAATACTGTCTCGTTCTGAGACAGTCAGGATTACAAGCCTGCTAGATCTCGAGATTTCTTTAACATTCTGGACCTAAGCACTTCAAATATCCTGTTAAGAATCCGATAAAATGTTCATGCGAACACGAACGTTAATTAATGCATGCATAGGACTGCTATTGGTGGCACTGATTTCATCAGTCGCGGTCGCAGCTCCTAACACGTTAACGTATCAAGGTCGCATTCTTAAAGACGACGGTTCCCCCCTAGAATACTCAAGTGTCAGTTTTTCGTTCACGATCATGAATGCTTCTGGCAATTGCGTGATCTATCGTGAACAACGCAACAACATCAACATGCAAGGTTCAAAAGGCGTGTTCGATGTTCCGATTGGTTCAGGTGGTACAAAACTTTATCCGTCATCACCAACTTTCAAATTGAACGATGCTTTCAACAACTCTGCTGTTTTGAATTGTGAAGGCGGATCAACATACACTCCTGGCGAAGAAGATATTCGCGTGTTGGCCGTACAATTCCACGATGGCACCGGTTGGAAAGCGATCACTCCGAATGCAGAAATTCGCTCGGTCCCTTATGCTTCATTTGCTGGCGCGGCGGCACGCTTAGGTGATAAATTGCCTTCGGACTTTGTACAGAAAGCAGCGATTTCAACGTGTGCGGCGGGGCAGTACTTAACTTACGATGGCACCAACTTCGTTTGTCAAAACGATGCGGGCGGTGCTGGTATGGTGAGCGATGTGAATGTGTCTGCGCCACTAGTTAAAGGCGGCACGGCAAGTATTCCTTCGATTTCAATTTCAGTTGGCACAACGGCTGGTACTGTCGCTGCTGGTAACGATTCACGTTTTACGGATTCTCGTCCACCGAATGGTTCTGCGACCGGTGACCTTTCTGGATCTTATCCGAATCCAACAGTTGCGAAACTTCGTGGTGTGAGTATTTCTGCGACGGCACCATCATCAGGTGAGTTTTTAAAATTCGATGGCTCTTCGTGGATTGGCTCAGCAATTAACATCTCTGATGTTACAAATTTAACTTCGACTCTTTCAGGTTATCAAACTTCGGCGGCATTCAATACCGCTGTTGGTTCAGCAAACTGTCATGATTATGAAACTCCTTATTGGAATTCAGTTGCTGGGAAATTCTTGTGTCAGGCAATTAATGTATCGCT containing:
- a CDS encoding DMT family transporter — encoded protein: MKINPRLRGIIEISIGSVGFGFLGIFGKTAFNSGLSVGQFLSYRFTLAAVILWIFLLLFKPAWVRLSKRQIFVTVLLGVFGYAFFSTLYFKAIEGVSVTLAALLLYTYPFWVNIFSHFFTHDKISKNEVACLFGASAGLLLLLWGHLEVRNFWAVLAGLGAGISYAAYVMLSGRFQKDVRPISSSLYVITFGAIALSIFHHPNFSDLKSLTPVQASSILGIAIISTIIPLTMELAALQKLKSSEVALLMMIEPITAAILGAWIFSETLSLRQLCGALIIAICLVINTLSRSKALERAS